Proteins from a single region of Oreochromis niloticus isolate F11D_XX linkage group LG7, O_niloticus_UMD_NMBU, whole genome shotgun sequence:
- the aagab gene encoding alpha- and gamma-adaptin-binding protein p34: MSASEENTEMATPCVLVTSCDSEFKEEELIKQILSTKTLPEPTKREETVVWYPWTINNKYYTADVNLCVVSSTFHMSSEIAQSMQAFIAYFDSKAKDGLQKLQPWIPVVEDLAPEVLILVCDRVCENGVTRHEAQQWCLAHAFELVELNPQELPDEDDDFPESTGVKRIVQALNANVWSSVEMKDGHNQGFGLMSSLVASRHNNPRTCQDPPSSSLPVEGTVNNEEPNHTESTTNTDTQEEAVVDAMTDLDIQELANLTTGDVDVDNFERLFTKLKEMKDKASSLPHEQRKVHAEKVAKAFWMAIGGDEDEIDGLSSGEES; the protein is encoded by the exons ATGTCAGCTTCagaagaaaatacagaaatggcCACCCCGTGTGTGCTTGTCACTAGCTGTGACAGCGAGTTTAAAGAAGAAGAACTAATCAAAC AAATCCTCAGTACGAAGACTTTACCCGAGCCGACAAAGCGAGAGGAAACAGTGGTCTGGTACCCTTGGACCATCAACAACAAGTATTATACGGCAGATGTAAATCTGTGTGTTGTCTCAAGCACGTTTCACATGTCGTCAGAGATTGCCCAGTCCATGCAAGCTTTCATCGCTTATTTTGACAGCAAAGCG AAAGATGGGCTGCAAAAGCTACAACCTTGGATACCGGTAGTGGAAGATCTTGCGCCAGAGGTGCTCATCCTGGTCTGTGACAGAGTCTGTGAAAATG GAGTCACCAGACATGAAGCGCAGCAGTGGTGTTTGGCTCATGCGTTTGAGCTTGTAGAACTCAATCCTCAGGAGCTCCCAGATGAGGATG ACGACTTTCCAGAATCCACAGGAGTAAAGAGAATTGTTCAGGCTCTCAATGCAAATGTGTGGTCCAGTGTGGAAATGAAGGATG GGCACAATCAgggctttggtctgatgagcaGTTTGGTGGCTTCCAGACATAACAACCCACGCACCTGCCAAGATCCACCA TCTTCCAGCTTACCAGTAGAGGGCACCGTTAACAATGAGGAGCCTAACCATACAGAAAGtactacaaacacagacacacaggaagaGGCAGTAGTTG ATGCAATGACTGATTTGGACATTCAGGAGCTCGCTAACCTCACAACTGGAGATGTAGATGTTGATAACTTTGAACGCCTTTTTACCAAATTAAAGGAGATGAAAG ACAAAGCTTCTTCGTTACCCCACGAGCAGAGAAAAGTTCACGCAGAAaag GTGGCAAAAGCATTTTGGATGGCCATCGGTGGTGATGAAGATGAGATAGATGGGTTATCATCAGGAGAGGAAAGCTAA
- the smad3b gene encoding mothers against decapentaplegic homolog 3b isoform X1, whose product MSILPFTPPVVKRLLGWKKGEQNGQEEKWCEKAVKSLVKKLKRTGQLDELEKAITTQNVNTKCLTIPRSLDGRLQVSHRKGLPHVIYCRLWRWPDLQSHHELRAADHCEFAFHTKKDEVCVNPYHYQRVETPILPPVLVPRHTDIPAEFPPLDDYSPSIPENTNFPAGIEPQNNYIPETPPPGYLSEDGETNDHQLNHSMDTSSPSLSPNPVSPANNNPDFQPVTYCESAFWCSISYYELNQRVGETFHASQPSLTVDGFTDPSNSERFCLGLLSNVNRNSGVELTRRHIGRGVRLYYIGGEVFAECLSDSAIFVQSPNCNQRYGWHPATVCKIPPGCNLKIFNNQEFAALLSQSVNQGFEAVYQLTRMCTIRMSFVKGWGAEYRRQTVTSTPCWIELHLNGPLQWLDKVLTQMGSPSIHCSSVS is encoded by the exons ATGTCTATCTTACCGTTCACCCCTCCAGTTGTGAAGAGGCTTCTTGGCTGGAAGAAAGGAGAGCAGAACGGACAGGAGGAAAAATGGTGTGAAAAGGCTGTCAAAAGTCTGGTGAAGAAGTTAAAACGGACGGGACAGCTGGACGAGCTGGAGAAGGCCATCACAACACAGAATGTCAATACGAAATGCCTAACTATACCCAG GTCTTTGGATGGACGTCTGCAGGTTTCCCACAGAAAAGGTCTTCCTCATGTGATCTACTGCCGCTTGTGGCGCTGGCCAGATCTGCAGTCCCACCATGAACTCAGAGCTGCCGACCACTGTGAATTTGCCTTTCACACCAAGAAGGATGAAGTATGTGTCAACCCCTATCACTACCAGAGGGTGGAGACACCAA TTTTGCCTCCCGTTCTAGTGCCACGACATACAGACATCCCTGCCGAGTTCCCACCACTGGATGACTACAGCCCATCCATCCCTGAAAACACCAATTTTCCCGCTGGCATTGAGCCCCAGAACAACTATATTCCtg AAACTCCCCCACCAGGGTACCTGAGTGAGGATGGTGAGACAAATGATCACCAGCTTAACCACAGCATGGACACAA GTTCACCCAGCCTGTCACCCAATCCTGTATCCCCTGCAAACAATAATCCTG ACTTTCAACCTGTGACATATTGTGAATCTGCCTTCTGGTGCTCCATCTCCTATTATGAGTTGAACCAGCGTGTTGGAGAGACCTTCCACGCTTCCCAGCCCTCCCTTACAGTAGATGGATTCACAGACCCCTCCAACTCCGAACGCTTCTGTCTGGGCTTGCTGTCAAACGTCAACCGCAACTCAGGAGTAGAGCTCACACGCAGACACATAG GTCGGGGTGTGAGGTTATACTACATTGGGGGTGAGGTGTTTGCAGAATGTCTCAGTGATAGCGCCATCTTTGTCCAAAGTCCTAACTGCAACCAGCGCTATGGGTGGCATCCTGCCACTGTGTGCAAAATACCTCCAG GCTGCAACCTGAAGATCTTTAACAACCAGGAGTTTGCTGCACTGCTCTCTCAGTCAGTCAACCAGGGATTTGAGGCAGTCTACCAACTCACCAGGATGTGTACTATTCGGATGAGTTTTGTTAAGGGTTGGGGAGCTGAGTACAG ACGTCAGACAGTGACCAGCACCCCCTGCTGGATAGAGCTACATCTTAACGGTCCCCTTCAGTGGTTGGACAAGGTCCTCACACAGATGGGCTCCCCCAGCATCCACTGCTCTAGTGTGTCCTAG
- the smad3b gene encoding mothers against decapentaplegic homolog 3b isoform X2 — MSILPFTPPVVKRLLGWKKGEQNGQEEKWCEKAVKSLVKKLKRTGQLDELEKAITTQNVNTKCLTIPRSLDGRLQVSHRKGLPHVIYCRLWRWPDLQSHHELRAADHCEFAFHTKKDEVCVNPYHYQRVETPILPPVLVPRHTDIPAEFPPLDDYSPSIPENTNFPAGIEPQNNYIPETPPPGYLSEDGETNDHQLNHSMDTSSPSLSPNPVSPANNNPDFQPVTYCESAFWCSISYYELNQRVGETFHASQPSLTVDGFTDPSNSERFCLGLLSNVNRNSGVELTRRHIGRGVRLYYIGGEVFAECLSDSAIFVQSPNCNQRYGWHPATVCKIPPVNLIIKICC; from the exons ATGTCTATCTTACCGTTCACCCCTCCAGTTGTGAAGAGGCTTCTTGGCTGGAAGAAAGGAGAGCAGAACGGACAGGAGGAAAAATGGTGTGAAAAGGCTGTCAAAAGTCTGGTGAAGAAGTTAAAACGGACGGGACAGCTGGACGAGCTGGAGAAGGCCATCACAACACAGAATGTCAATACGAAATGCCTAACTATACCCAG GTCTTTGGATGGACGTCTGCAGGTTTCCCACAGAAAAGGTCTTCCTCATGTGATCTACTGCCGCTTGTGGCGCTGGCCAGATCTGCAGTCCCACCATGAACTCAGAGCTGCCGACCACTGTGAATTTGCCTTTCACACCAAGAAGGATGAAGTATGTGTCAACCCCTATCACTACCAGAGGGTGGAGACACCAA TTTTGCCTCCCGTTCTAGTGCCACGACATACAGACATCCCTGCCGAGTTCCCACCACTGGATGACTACAGCCCATCCATCCCTGAAAACACCAATTTTCCCGCTGGCATTGAGCCCCAGAACAACTATATTCCtg AAACTCCCCCACCAGGGTACCTGAGTGAGGATGGTGAGACAAATGATCACCAGCTTAACCACAGCATGGACACAA GTTCACCCAGCCTGTCACCCAATCCTGTATCCCCTGCAAACAATAATCCTG ACTTTCAACCTGTGACATATTGTGAATCTGCCTTCTGGTGCTCCATCTCCTATTATGAGTTGAACCAGCGTGTTGGAGAGACCTTCCACGCTTCCCAGCCCTCCCTTACAGTAGATGGATTCACAGACCCCTCCAACTCCGAACGCTTCTGTCTGGGCTTGCTGTCAAACGTCAACCGCAACTCAGGAGTAGAGCTCACACGCAGACACATAG GTCGGGGTGTGAGGTTATACTACATTGGGGGTGAGGTGTTTGCAGAATGTCTCAGTGATAGCGCCATCTTTGTCCAAAGTCCTAACTGCAACCAGCGCTATGGGTGGCATCCTGCCACTGTGTGCAAAATACCTCCAG TAAACCTGATAATAAAAATTTGTTGCTAG